The following proteins are co-located in the Vidua macroura isolate BioBank_ID:100142 chromosome 1, ASM2450914v1, whole genome shotgun sequence genome:
- the LOC128804223 gene encoding uncharacterized protein LOC128804223 isoform X4, translating to MDQYGTSMDQYKPVWTSMGPVWTSINQYGTSMDQYKPVGTSMGPVWTSINQYGPVWTSMDQYNPVWTSMDQYKPVWDHMDQYGPVWTSINQYGTSINQYGTSINQYKPVGTSMGPVWTSINQYGPVWISMDQYGPVWTSINQYGPVWTSINQYGPVWDQYGPV from the exons atggaccagtatgggaccagtatggaccagtataaaccagtatggaccagtatgggaccagtatggaccagtataaaccagtatgggaccagtatggaccagtataaaccagtagGGACCAGTAtgggaccagtatggaccagtataaaccagtatggaccagtatggaccagtatggaccagtataacccagtatggaccagtatggaccagtataaaccagtatgggacca tatggaccagtatggaccagtatggaccagtataaaccagtatgggaccagtataaaccagtatgggaccagtataaaccagtataaaccagtagGGACCAGTAtgggaccagtatggaccagtataaaccagtatggaccagtatggatcagtatggaccagtatggaccagtatggaccagtataaaccagtatggaccagtatggaccagtataaaccagtatggaccagtatgggaccagtatggaccagtataa
- the TMEM276 gene encoding transmembrane protein 276 — MPTDASANQRARRRRWPRPFPGSARRCRKCRSPPVSPSAMGDTGVALSHALLCVTSLGCALRARQVTGGPAAGFLLQALVAASDALSPPSPPSVPDVPEPPPGSWICSVLAQPLVAFGCHRLSGDAATRQPPAGLGRRGGRGGLVVAGRWPRAAGSLCHCADVRLGAGAGGADRQRHPARWRAALVALGDAVAPWGVPWVRVAASVALLGTLREQGRALRGHR; from the exons ATGCCCA CGGACGCTTCAGCCAATCAGCGCGCTCGGCGCCGCCGCTGGCCCCGCCCCTTCCCGGGCTCCGCGCGCCGCTGCCGGAAGTGCCG gtCCCCGCCGGTGTCCCCGAGCGCCAtgggggacaccggggtggCCTTGTCACACGCCCTGCTCTGTGTCACCAGCCTGGGCTGCGCCCTGCGAGCCAGACAg GTGACAGGTGGCCCGGCCGCCGGTTTCCTCCTGCAGGCCCTGGTGGCCGCCAGCGACGCGCTGTCCCCTCCGTCCCCTCCGAGTGTCCCCGACGTCCCCGAGCCGCCGCCGGGCTCCTGGATCTGCTCCGTGCTGGCCCAACCCTTGGTGGCCTTCGGGTGCCACCGCCTCAGCGGGGACGCTGCCACCCGCCAACCTCCTGCTGGCCTCGGGCGCCGCGGTGGCCGCGGTGGCCTCGTGGTGGCCGGCCGGTGGCCGCGGGCCGCCGGGTCACTTTGTCACTGCGCTGACGTCCGGCTCGGTGCTGGCGCTGGCGGCGCTGACCGGCAGCGTCACCCGGCGCGGTGGCGGGCGGCGCTGGTGGCGCTCGGGGACGCGGTGGCACCGTGGGGCGTCCCCTGGGTGAGGGTGGCGGCCAGCGTGGcgctgctggggacactgcgggAGCAGGGACGGGCGCTGCGGGGACACCGGTGA
- the LOC128804223 gene encoding foot protein 1 variant 1-like isoform X2 encodes MDQYGTSMDQYKPVWHQYVPVWDQYKPVWTSMGPVWTSINQYGPVWTIWDQYKPVWTSMDQYKPYGTSMDQYKPVWTSMDQYGPVWDQYGPVWDQYNPVWTSMDQYKPVWDQYKPVWTSINQYGTSMDQYGPVWTSINQYGTSINQYGTSINQYKPVGTSMGPYGPVWDQYGPV; translated from the exons atggaccagtatgggaccagtatggaccagtataaaccagtatggcACCAGTATGTACCAGTATgggaccagtataaaccagtatggaccagtatgggaccagtatggaccagtataaaccagtatggaccagtatggacca TATgggaccagtataaaccagtatggaccagtatggaccagtataaacca TAtgggaccagtatggaccagtataaaccagtatggaccagtatggaccagtatggaccagtatgggaccagtatggaccagtatgggaccagtataacccagtatggaccagtatggaccagtataaaccagtatgggaccagtataaaccagtatggaccagtataaaccagtatgggaccagtatggaccagtatggaccagtatggaccagtataaaccagtatgggaccagtataaaccagtatgggaccagtataaaccagtataaaccagtagGGACCAGTAtgggacca tatggaccagtatgggaccagtatggaccagtataa
- the LOC128804223 gene encoding foot protein 1 variant 1-like isoform X5 yields the protein MDQYGTSMDQYKPVWHQYVPVWDQYKPVWTSMGPVWTSINQYGPVWTIWDQYKPVWTSMDQYKPYGTSMDQYKPVWTSMDQYGPVWDQYGPVWDQYNPVWTSMDQYKPVWDQYKPVWTSINQYGTSMDQYGPVWTSINQYGTSINQYGTIWTSMDQYGPV from the exons atggaccagtatgggaccagtatggaccagtataaaccagtatggcACCAGTATGTACCAGTATgggaccagtataaaccagtatggaccagtatgggaccagtatggaccagtataaaccagtatggaccagtatggacca TATgggaccagtataaaccagtatggaccagtatggaccagtataaacca TAtgggaccagtatggaccagtataaaccagtatggaccagtatggaccagtatggaccagtatgggaccagtatggaccagtatgggaccagtataacccagtatggaccagtatggaccagtataaaccagtatgggaccagtataaaccagtatggaccagtataaaccagtatgggaccagtatggaccagtatggaccagtatggaccagtataaaccagtatgggaccagtataaaccagtatgggacca tatggaccagtatggaccagtatggaccagtataa
- the LOC128804223 gene encoding foot protein 1 variant 2-like isoform X3: MGPVWDQYKPVWTSMGPYKPVWTSMGPVWTSINQYGPVWTIWDQYKPVWTSMDQYKPYGTSMDQYKPVWTSMDQYGPVWDQYGPVWDQYNPVWTSMDQYKPVWDQYKPVWTSINQYGTSMDQYGPVWTSINQYGTSINQYGTSINQYKPVGTSMGPYGPVWDQYGPV; this comes from the exons atgggaCCAGTATgggaccagtataaaccagtatggaccagtatgggacca tataaaccagtatggaccagtatgggaccagtatggaccagtataaaccagtatggaccagtatggacca TATgggaccagtataaaccagtatggaccagtatggaccagtataaacca TAtgggaccagtatggaccagtataaaccagtatggaccagtatggaccagtatggaccagtatgggaccagtatggaccagtatgggaccagtataacccagtatggaccagtatggaccagtataaaccagtatgggaccagtataaaccagtatggaccagtataaaccagtatgggaccagtatggaccagtatggaccagtatggaccagtataaaccagtatgggaccagtataaaccagtatgggaccagtataaaccagtataaaccagtagGGACCAGTAtgggacca tatggaccagtatgggaccagtatggaccagtataa
- the LOC128804223 gene encoding uncharacterized protein LOC128804223 isoform X6, which yields MGPVWDQYKPYGTSINQYGPVWTSINQYGTSINQYGTSMDQYKPVGTSMGPVWTSINQYGPVWTSMDQYGTIWDQYKPVWTSINQYGTSMDQYGPVWTSINQYGTSINQYGTSINQYKPVGTSMGPYGPVWDQYGPV from the exons atgggaCCAGTATgggaccagtataaacca TATgggaccagtataaaccagtatggaccagtatggaccagtataaaccagtatgggaccagtataaaccagtatgggaccagtatggaccagtataaaccagtagGGACCAGTAtgggaccagtatggaccagtataaaccagtatggaccagtatggaccagtatggaccagtatgggacca tatgggaccagtataaaccagtatggaccagtataaaccagtatgggaccagtatggaccagtatggaccagtatggaccagtataaaccagtatgggaccagtataaaccagtatgggaccagtataaaccagtataaaccagtagGGACCAGTAtgggacca tatggaccagtatgggaccagtatggaccagtataa
- the LOC128804223 gene encoding uncharacterized protein LOC128804223 isoform X7, with product MDQYGPYGTSINQYGPVWTSINQYGTSINQYGTSMDQYKPVGTSMGPVWTSINQYGPVWTSMDQYGTIWDQYKPVWTSINQYGTSMDQYGPVWTSINQYGTSINQYGTSINQYKPVGTSMGPYGPVWDQYGPV from the exons atggaccagtatggacca TATgggaccagtataaaccagtatggaccagtatggaccagtataaaccagtatgggaccagtataaaccagtatgggaccagtatggaccagtataaaccagtagGGACCAGTAtgggaccagtatggaccagtataaaccagtatggaccagtatggaccagtatggaccagtatgggacca tatgggaccagtataaaccagtatggaccagtataaaccagtatgggaccagtatggaccagtatggaccagtatggaccagtataaaccagtatgggaccagtataaaccagtatgggaccagtataaaccagtataaaccagtagGGACCAGTAtgggacca tatggaccagtatgggaccagtatggaccagtataa
- the LOC128804223 gene encoding uncharacterized protein LOC128804223 isoform X1, giving the protein MDQYGTSMDQYKPVWTSMGPVWTSINQYGTSMDQYKPVGTSMGPVWTSINQYGPVWTSMDQYNPVWTSMDQYKPVWDQYKPVWTSINQYGTSMDQYGPVWTSINQYGTSINQYGTSINQYKPVGTSMGPVWTSINQYGPVWISMDQYGPVWTSINQYGPVWTSINQYGPVWDQYGPV; this is encoded by the coding sequence atggaccagtatgggaccagtatggaccagtataaaccagtatggaccagtatgggaccagtatggaccagtataaaccagtatgggaccagtatggaccagtataaaccagtagGGACCAGTAtgggaccagtatggaccagtataaaccagtatggaccagtatggaccagtatggaccagtataacccagtatggaccagtatggaccagtataaaccagtatgggaccagtataaaccagtatggaccagtataaaccagtatgggaccagtatggaccagtatggaccagtatggaccagtataaaccagtatgggaccagtataaaccagtatgggaccagtataaaccagtataaaccagtagGGACCAGTAtgggaccagtatggaccagtataaaccagtatggaccagtatggatcagtatggaccagtatggaccagtatggaccagtataaaccagtatggaccagtatggaccagtataaaccagtatggaccagtatgggaccagtatggaccagtataa